A window of Sphingorhabdus lacus contains these coding sequences:
- a CDS encoding Gfo/Idh/MocA family protein, translated as MTIRVAATGVGHWHSLYDAKYLNIFDDIPDTELVGIQDTQMSVAEHRSAAIGKGTPVFTDYRKMIDDTKPDFVLALGRHDEMAETARYLVENDIPFMMEKPMGLNSDQVGEVAELAASRNSFAAVPFTQRYLPWTQQARELLNTGNLGTVSHLYFRNNRPTSDRYLAWDSEWMFDPAMGGGCLRNLGIHGIDLFLHLTGEDVEVIGAQSSNRVHGRAVEDYVTVMLRTPSGILGTIESGNTFPQDGTDGEWKISGSKVLLAAKDGKIRRVTADADETSEGAPHQHLSITAVEQILAAWRAGEKPPASVVDCYRANKVVDAAFDLIRSR; from the coding sequence ATGACGATTAGAGTCGCAGCGACCGGTGTAGGCCATTGGCATTCGCTATATGACGCCAAGTACCTCAACATTTTTGATGATATACCCGACACCGAGCTTGTCGGCATCCAAGATACGCAAATGTCAGTGGCTGAGCATCGCTCGGCTGCGATCGGCAAAGGTACACCTGTCTTCACCGACTATCGTAAGATGATTGATGATACGAAGCCGGACTTCGTGCTCGCGCTTGGCAGACATGATGAAATGGCCGAGACTGCACGCTATCTGGTCGAAAACGACATTCCATTCATGATGGAAAAACCAATGGGTCTCAATTCTGACCAGGTCGGCGAAGTTGCTGAGCTTGCTGCATCGCGTAACAGCTTCGCCGCAGTACCTTTTACCCAGCGCTACCTGCCCTGGACGCAACAGGCTCGTGAACTTCTGAACACAGGCAATCTCGGAACTGTATCCCACCTCTATTTCCGCAACAACCGCCCGACTTCTGATCGTTACCTCGCTTGGGATTCAGAATGGATGTTCGACCCAGCGATGGGCGGAGGCTGCCTTAGGAACCTCGGCATTCACGGCATCGATCTATTCCTGCACTTGACCGGCGAAGACGTCGAGGTGATCGGTGCACAGTCCAGCAATCGAGTCCATGGCCGCGCAGTAGAAGATTATGTGACGGTAATGCTCCGCACACCCAGCGGCATTTTGGGCACGATAGAGTCCGGCAACACATTCCCGCAGGACGGAACCGATGGCGAATGGAAGATTTCGGGTTCAAAGGTTCTGCTCGCGGCCAAGGATGGTAAAATCCGTCGCGTAACGGCAGATGCTGACGAAACCAGCGAAGGTGCTCCGCACCAGCATCTCAGCATCACGGCTGTTGAACAGATCCTCGCTGCATGGCGGGCGGGAGAAAAGCCACCGGCGAGCGTAGTAGACTGTTACCGCGCAAACAAGGTCGTCGATGCGGCGTTCGATCTGATTAGGTCGCGATAA
- a CDS encoding dihydrodipicolinate synthase family protein → MPLSNTKLQMRGLYPATVAVYNDDFSLDVEATRTHLASVAAVSGVKGLVVTGMLAEVLELTSEEEVEIVKIACSVRKEGQLIIAGLMERNPDLAVKQAKALKAAGADALLVFPPYELRSYRKLLSDEAEMVKYFSRLDDEAAIPLIVFQYPPASAAAYPINILERLADIPGVVGVKAATGTVEAYYDIWDKLKDKISVLAAVDSPPLREMLLYGAHGALIGISTITPQHWVKLLEATEAKDVARTDAIFDKICRPLMASVFENQKPTRATHETACVKEALVQLGEIPSARIRPPAVPVTESIAQEIREALIASELLQGEAVR, encoded by the coding sequence ATGCCACTGTCGAATACAAAGCTGCAGATGAGAGGACTCTATCCGGCTACAGTCGCCGTCTACAATGACGATTTCTCCCTCGACGTCGAAGCCACGCGAACGCATCTAGCGTCTGTGGCGGCCGTGTCCGGTGTGAAGGGTCTCGTTGTGACTGGAATGCTAGCCGAAGTGCTCGAACTAACTTCGGAAGAAGAAGTCGAAATCGTGAAGATCGCTTGCAGCGTCCGCAAAGAAGGCCAACTCATCATAGCTGGCCTGATGGAACGTAACCCGGACCTTGCGGTCAAGCAGGCAAAGGCCCTGAAGGCGGCGGGCGCTGACGCCCTGCTCGTCTTCCCGCCCTACGAACTGCGATCTTATCGCAAATTACTGAGCGATGAAGCCGAGATGGTGAAATATTTCTCTCGCCTTGACGATGAGGCCGCCATCCCGCTCATCGTGTTTCAATATCCGCCGGCTAGTGCCGCCGCCTATCCGATTAACATTCTTGAACGCTTGGCGGATATCCCTGGCGTGGTTGGGGTCAAAGCCGCAACCGGTACAGTTGAAGCTTATTACGACATCTGGGACAAGCTAAAGGATAAGATCTCTGTGCTTGCGGCAGTGGATTCCCCTCCCCTGCGCGAAATGCTTCTTTACGGCGCCCACGGAGCTCTCATCGGAATCAGTACAATCACTCCGCAACACTGGGTTAAGCTGCTTGAGGCAACCGAGGCGAAGGATGTGGCCCGAACCGATGCCATCTTTGACAAGATATGTCGGCCGCTCATGGCATCTGTATTCGAGAACCAGAAGCCGACGCGGGCAACCCATGAAACGGCCTGCGTCAAAGAAGCTCTCGTGCAGCTTGGCGAAATCCCCTCAGCGCGAATTCGTCCTCCGGCCGTGCCAGTAACGGAAAGCATTGCACAAGAAATTCGCGAAGCTCTTATCGCTTCTGAATTGCTTCAGGGCGAGGCCGTTCGCTGA
- a CDS encoding isocitrate/isopropylmalate dehydrogenase family protein, which translates to MAIEIATIEGDGIGPEVTQAAIKVLREACGHDALDFVMLEGGASSYQKTGQVLPQETANACADMAAILHGAAGLPGVVFPDGTEVGNELHLRLRFDLDLYANVRPIKLLSGVRSPLRDADTTGIDYVIVRENTEGLYASRGGGIELRNEVATDTLLITRKGTDRVARFAFELAQKRSGALRDGQSRVTVCDKANILKSFAFFRRVCQEASADYPDVELDYSYVDAMTVHLVKRPDFYDVIVAENLLGDIISDLGAATVGGMGISPSAEIGPAHALFQGAHGSAPDIAGLGVASPVATILSGVHMLRWLADRNDAPGLSEAADRIDAAVVNVLAQGVSLPRDLGGQASCTEVTEAICFALN; encoded by the coding sequence ATGGCGATTGAAATAGCCACTATTGAAGGCGATGGAATCGGACCAGAGGTCACGCAGGCAGCCATCAAGGTCCTGCGCGAGGCATGCGGACATGATGCGTTAGATTTCGTCATGCTGGAAGGGGGCGCTAGCTCTTACCAGAAAACTGGTCAGGTTTTGCCTCAGGAAACGGCCAATGCATGCGCCGACATGGCAGCGATCCTGCATGGTGCTGCGGGACTTCCAGGAGTGGTATTTCCCGATGGGACAGAAGTTGGCAACGAATTGCACTTGCGACTTCGTTTTGATCTCGATCTCTACGCCAATGTCCGTCCGATAAAGCTTCTCTCGGGCGTGCGTTCGCCACTCCGGGATGCTGACACCACAGGGATCGACTACGTCATTGTCCGCGAGAATACCGAGGGCCTTTATGCGAGCCGTGGCGGCGGGATAGAATTGCGCAACGAAGTAGCAACCGATACGCTGCTTATCACGCGCAAAGGCACTGACCGGGTCGCCCGCTTCGCGTTTGAGCTAGCACAGAAACGCTCAGGTGCATTGCGAGACGGCCAATCGCGTGTCACCGTCTGCGACAAGGCCAATATTCTAAAGTCTTTCGCGTTTTTCCGCCGCGTTTGCCAAGAGGCGAGCGCAGATTATCCCGATGTCGAACTAGATTATTCCTATGTGGATGCCATGACAGTCCACTTGGTAAAGCGACCGGATTTCTATGATGTCATCGTCGCCGAGAATTTGCTGGGCGACATTATTTCCGATCTGGGTGCTGCAACCGTCGGGGGAATGGGTATCTCCCCTTCTGCCGAAATCGGGCCAGCGCATGCGCTTTTCCAAGGCGCGCACGGCTCTGCACCAGACATAGCAGGCCTTGGCGTAGCAAGTCCGGTCGCGACGATACTCTCCGGCGTTCACATGTTGCGGTGGCTCGCGGATCGGAATGACGCGCCTGGTTTGTCGGAGGCGGCCGACCGCATCGACGCTGCAGTCGTAAACGTGCTGGCACAAGGGGTCTCTTTGCCAAGAGATCTGGGCGGTCAGGCAAGTTGCACGGAAGTAACCGAAGCGATTTGCTTCGCTTTAAATTAG
- a CDS encoding alpha/beta hydrolase translates to MASTEQKPPHGWASLSQEARDAAYNNRAAIADAEKLVAARRAESDAIHARSQGFLDMPYGQGERERWEIFPGRDPSAPCLVFIHGGYWQGGEPKEFAACLRGALENGWSAALCGYPLAPQASVTQIVECVSSALSWLDGQRVTQGTAGPLVLAGWSAGAHLAAMNAGHRIVSAVLCISGIFDLAPIRDTYLNAKLNLSDEEIQRLSPISAPAVNKPFIIACGGEELPELQRQSEDFFRMRQKHGMRDRFIKVEGANHLTILEQLLTADSTFIKSAEAALTVGFDI, encoded by the coding sequence ATGGCATCAACTGAACAGAAACCGCCCCATGGCTGGGCCAGCCTGTCTCAGGAAGCGCGTGACGCTGCCTATAACAACCGAGCAGCAATTGCAGATGCCGAAAAGCTAGTTGCGGCGAGGCGGGCAGAATCCGATGCGATCCATGCGCGCAGCCAAGGGTTTCTGGACATGCCGTATGGGCAAGGTGAACGTGAGCGTTGGGAGATATTCCCTGGGCGTGACCCAAGTGCACCATGTCTTGTCTTCATCCATGGTGGCTATTGGCAAGGGGGCGAACCAAAGGAGTTTGCCGCGTGCCTCCGTGGTGCACTTGAAAACGGTTGGTCAGCGGCACTTTGCGGATATCCGCTGGCACCACAAGCATCAGTTACCCAAATCGTTGAATGCGTTTCAAGCGCCCTCTCTTGGCTGGATGGACAGCGTGTCACGCAAGGTACCGCCGGCCCGCTTGTTCTCGCAGGATGGTCGGCAGGTGCGCATCTAGCGGCGATGAATGCCGGACACCGAATAGTTTCGGCCGTTCTTTGCATTTCGGGCATTTTCGATCTGGCGCCGATACGCGACACATATCTCAACGCTAAACTTAACTTGTCCGATGAGGAAATTCAGCGCCTTTCCCCAATAAGCGCTCCTGCGGTCAACAAGCCTTTCATCATTGCGTGCGGCGGCGAAGAATTGCCTGAACTTCAGCGTCAAAGCGAAGACTTTTTCCGCATGCGACAGAAGCATGGGATGCGCGATCGATTCATCAAAGTCGAAGGTGCCAATCATCTCACAATTCTGGAGCAATTGTTGACCGCGGATTCCACCTTCATCAAATCGGCGGAAGCGGCCCTCACCGTTGGTTTTGACATATAG
- a CDS encoding enoyl-CoA hydratase-related protein: MNDTKFCHVKDEGNIRIITINRPEVLNSLHWEAHEELDQVWDDFAANDALWVAIITGTGDRAFSAGNDLKVQAAGKHRPKPVTGFAGFSRRHDLDKPVIAAVNGLAMGGGFEIALSCDIIVAAEHALFALPEPRVGMIAGEGGITRLGRMIPQKQALGMILTGRKVSAAEGERLGFVNEVVPTGEALNGALRWAHQILEASPLAVRASKQAFYRGFDEPTLAEAISTVYSVQQQNMASQDYIEGPRAFAEKRKPNWQNK, translated from the coding sequence GTGAACGACACCAAATTTTGTCACGTGAAGGACGAGGGAAATATCCGGATCATCACGATCAATCGGCCAGAAGTCTTAAATTCGCTGCATTGGGAGGCTCATGAAGAGCTTGATCAAGTCTGGGATGACTTTGCCGCAAACGATGCGCTTTGGGTCGCAATCATTACCGGCACTGGCGACAGAGCCTTTTCTGCGGGGAATGACCTCAAAGTTCAGGCTGCAGGAAAACACCGACCTAAGCCGGTAACAGGCTTCGCTGGCTTCTCTCGTCGCCATGATCTGGACAAGCCGGTCATTGCGGCCGTCAACGGTCTCGCCATGGGTGGCGGTTTTGAAATCGCCTTGTCCTGCGACATTATTGTGGCTGCTGAGCATGCCTTATTTGCGTTACCTGAGCCGCGTGTTGGAATGATCGCCGGCGAAGGCGGTATCACGAGATTAGGTCGCATGATTCCACAAAAGCAGGCACTCGGGATGATCTTGACGGGTCGCAAAGTTTCCGCAGCAGAGGGAGAGCGGCTCGGCTTCGTAAATGAAGTTGTGCCAACCGGCGAGGCATTGAATGGCGCGCTGCGTTGGGCCCATCAGATACTTGAAGCCTCGCCATTGGCTGTACGCGCATCCAAGCAAGCCTTTTACCGTGGGTTCGATGAGCCGACACTCGCCGAAGCGATCAGCACAGTCTATTCTGTGCAGCAGCAAAACATGGCGAGCCAAGACTATATCGAAGGTCCAAGAGCCTTTGCCGAAAAGCGTAAACCCAATTGGCAAAACAAATAA
- a CDS encoding c-type cytochrome codes for MAESISVNAWKGRIVKVALGLMLLGTAGVVSGFAMQSPTPQKPNLPHESDLVTQGRLAFERNCAACHAKGPSEGRVPLLPGTFALSLKYRDDKIPAALEDRSDLTPEYIETVVRHGIFSMPPLGKTDVSDQELIAIGAYFRESSKNPNGPIRTGPNKVIDR; via the coding sequence TTGGCCGAAAGCATTTCGGTCAATGCGTGGAAAGGTCGGATTGTGAAAGTTGCGTTAGGACTTATGCTATTGGGCACAGCGGGGGTGGTTAGTGGTTTTGCTATGCAATCGCCCACACCGCAGAAGCCAAATTTGCCGCATGAATCTGACCTAGTCACACAAGGAAGACTGGCTTTCGAACGCAATTGCGCGGCATGCCATGCCAAGGGACCTAGTGAAGGCCGGGTACCACTTCTTCCCGGTACTTTCGCGCTCTCACTCAAATATAGAGATGATAAAATTCCGGCGGCACTTGAGGATCGTAGCGATCTAACACCCGAATATATCGAAACGGTCGTGCGTCATGGTATCTTTTCTATGCCGCCGCTGGGCAAAACGGACGTCAGTGATCAAGAGTTGATCGCTATCGGCGCATATTTCCGAGAATCTTCAAAAAATCCAAATGGACCTATCAGAACTGGGCCCAATAAAGTGATCGACCGTTGA
- a CDS encoding FAD-binding oxidoreductase, with the protein MDIAAYRDPWSMVRDKPGELLPSAAVAPASVEEVQAVVRVANQFKIPLYTVSTGKNYSYGGAAPNVRGSVIVDLKRMKQIIEIDGDRNFALVEPGVTYFDLYREIQARGLKLMIDNPDPAWGSPSGNSLDRGVGYTMGPYRDHASSVCGIEVVLASGEVMRTGMGALPGSKSWQEYKHGFGPDPAGLFFQGNYGIVTKVGVRLMPMPEHYRTGKITVPRRHDLHGLIKTVNYLADMFMVGEPVFSSPLHPLMKNKEFADEATRYGKFNDDRLDEMAAEANLPFYQVELQFYGSEATTRANWEYAQEIARRNVPESKALDGVSYSMPLTREQIMDKSPPYGESAIRRYAAVAVPNLTTFDYVGRHVENPDDYVHLHYGMFTVVPRSAEAVFEVQRAWVDLVHDAKATLVTEQTPRPSALTLPMQWHQTCFFMWAGFPLQTTKRPISEALLDMLERVLEVNAKHGWSEYRSEPMLQDKVAAHYNFNDFALRRFNETIKDAVDPNGILSPGRGGIWPKAFRSMRGKVGL; encoded by the coding sequence ATGGATATAGCCGCCTACCGTGACCCTTGGTCGATGGTTCGCGACAAGCCCGGCGAGTTGCTTCCTTCAGCAGCTGTGGCACCAGCATCTGTCGAAGAGGTTCAAGCGGTCGTCCGCGTGGCCAATCAATTTAAAATTCCTCTGTACACGGTGTCTACTGGCAAGAATTATTCTTATGGCGGGGCTGCGCCAAACGTCCGGGGCAGCGTGATCGTTGACCTGAAACGGATGAAGCAGATCATTGAGATCGATGGTGACCGTAATTTCGCGTTGGTTGAGCCGGGCGTTACCTATTTTGATCTTTACCGGGAAATTCAGGCCCGCGGCCTGAAACTGATGATCGATAATCCTGATCCAGCTTGGGGCAGCCCTTCGGGCAACAGTCTTGATCGCGGCGTTGGATATACAATGGGCCCCTACCGCGACCACGCAAGTTCGGTGTGCGGCATTGAAGTCGTGTTGGCGAGCGGCGAAGTTATGCGAACCGGCATGGGCGCCTTACCCGGCTCGAAGTCATGGCAGGAGTATAAGCATGGGTTCGGTCCAGATCCGGCAGGCTTGTTTTTCCAAGGCAATTACGGGATCGTAACCAAGGTCGGGGTGCGATTGATGCCGATGCCCGAACATTACCGTACGGGCAAAATTACGGTACCGCGTCGCCACGATTTGCACGGTTTGATCAAAACCGTAAACTACCTAGCCGACATGTTCATGGTGGGCGAACCCGTATTCTCCAGCCCCCTTCACCCACTAATGAAGAACAAGGAGTTCGCTGACGAAGCAACACGCTACGGCAAGTTCAACGATGATCGGCTGGACGAAATGGCCGCCGAAGCGAATTTGCCATTTTATCAGGTAGAGCTGCAGTTCTACGGATCAGAGGCCACTACGCGCGCCAATTGGGAATATGCTCAAGAGATCGCCAGACGCAATGTGCCTGAATCAAAAGCGCTGGACGGCGTTTCTTACTCCATGCCGCTGACCCGCGAGCAGATTATGGACAAGAGCCCCCCATATGGAGAAAGCGCGATTAGGCGATATGCTGCAGTGGCCGTTCCTAACCTTACGACGTTCGATTACGTTGGCCGCCATGTCGAGAACCCCGATGACTATGTGCATCTCCATTACGGTATGTTCACAGTCGTGCCGCGTTCGGCTGAGGCCGTGTTTGAAGTGCAGCGTGCATGGGTGGACTTGGTCCACGATGCAAAAGCTACTCTGGTTACAGAGCAAACCCCTCGCCCAAGCGCGCTTACACTACCCATGCAATGGCATCAGACATGCTTCTTTATGTGGGCTGGGTTTCCGCTTCAGACTACAAAACGTCCGATATCGGAGGCCCTTTTGGACATGCTGGAGCGGGTACTTGAAGTAAACGCAAAGCATGGCTGGAGCGAATACAGATCAGAGCCTATGTTACAGGACAAGGTCGCGGCGCACTACAACTTCAACGACTTTGCGCTTCGCCGTTTTAACGAGACGATCAAGGACGCGGTTGATCCAAATGGCATTCTTTCGCCTGGACGTGGTGGGATTTGGCCGAAAGCATTTCGGTCAATGCGTGGAAAGGTCGGATTGTGA
- a CDS encoding TonB-dependent receptor, with product MKGSFVRASAMLSAAVVALALPSAVQAQNAQENAAQEDTNDSDANAGDIVVTAQFRGQRVQDTPLAISAVTSELAEARSQFSINDIARTAPSVNIEAGTGTGGSFPSVYIRGVGQSDPFPPLDPGVGVYIDDVYYGILTGANFDLLDLDRVEVLRGPQGTLAGKNSEGGAIKIFTNQPTNDLGGYVEATYGSYDRKQIRGAANIPIVDDKVILRVSGMARSVDGFFKRLDFACANPTAVPQLPFTAGVSAVNDCEIGRAGGGDLTAVKGSLLIKPVDSVRNTMSFTTITDNQQVQPLKLLFQSTSWNRGLNFITGPREMTSYATYVGNQYSAAPYQGIDYSHVKQKIYSNTLDIDINDKLSFKSITAYIKTDSEGGYDNDLSPLSVSLQDIIVKSKQFTQEIRLSGTSSLIDWTVGGFYFDNDILFPGRININRGFDPAGQPGFTLDFLTNDPIKSTSKSGFAHAVVHLTDSLNVTGGIRYTDDFKRYTFVRLDPDGSPQSTLLGPINGLSNTFNGKRWDYRVALDYRFSPDLLVYAQFATGYKGGGVSPRPILPGQELPYQPESVKSFEAGFKSDLLDRRVRLNVTGFYQKFNDIQLQLGQCPAISGPGAPCALTANAGKARIQGAEAELDVRPVDGLSINATASIVDFKFTETSADSGVLLTDKAPFISKYKFSIGAQYEFVLAGGTLTPRIDLDYRSNFSVGAPANARPFNVTEGRSLVNARISYKPNGDEWEIALAATNLFDKFYYASKFDHASEAQGATAEGLVGRPREFSLSVKRKF from the coding sequence ATGAAAGGTAGTTTTGTACGTGCGTCTGCGATGCTTTCAGCCGCAGTTGTTGCCTTGGCTTTGCCAAGCGCTGTTCAGGCACAGAATGCGCAAGAAAATGCAGCTCAAGAAGACACGAATGACTCTGATGCTAACGCTGGAGACATCGTTGTCACAGCGCAATTCAGGGGCCAGCGGGTCCAAGATACACCGCTCGCAATTTCGGCTGTAACGTCGGAATTAGCAGAGGCCCGCAGCCAGTTTTCGATCAACGACATCGCTAGAACCGCACCCAGCGTCAACATTGAAGCCGGCACCGGTACAGGCGGTTCGTTCCCCTCGGTTTATATCCGCGGTGTTGGTCAGTCGGATCCGTTTCCGCCACTCGACCCTGGCGTTGGTGTATACATTGACGACGTCTACTATGGCATTTTGACAGGGGCTAACTTCGATCTGCTCGATCTGGACCGTGTCGAAGTTCTGCGCGGCCCTCAGGGAACGCTGGCTGGGAAGAACTCTGAAGGCGGCGCCATCAAGATCTTTACCAATCAGCCGACCAATGATTTGGGCGGTTATGTTGAAGCAACCTATGGCTCATATGATCGCAAGCAGATCCGCGGTGCAGCCAATATTCCGATTGTCGACGACAAGGTAATTCTTCGCGTCAGCGGAATGGCCCGCAGTGTAGACGGCTTCTTCAAGCGCCTTGATTTCGCATGCGCTAACCCAACTGCAGTGCCCCAACTGCCATTTACCGCTGGCGTGTCGGCGGTAAATGATTGCGAAATTGGTCGCGCAGGTGGCGGCGATCTGACCGCGGTCAAAGGCTCGCTGCTGATCAAGCCTGTCGATAGCGTCCGCAACACCATGTCGTTCACAACGATCACCGATAACCAGCAGGTGCAACCGCTCAAGCTGCTTTTCCAATCTACGTCATGGAACCGGGGTCTCAACTTCATTACCGGCCCCAGAGAAATGACCAGCTATGCAACCTACGTTGGAAATCAGTATAGCGCCGCGCCGTACCAAGGCATCGACTACAGTCATGTTAAGCAAAAGATTTATTCGAACACCTTGGACATTGATATCAATGACAAGCTGAGCTTCAAATCAATCACCGCGTACATCAAGACTGACTCTGAAGGTGGTTATGACAACGACCTTTCACCGCTCAGCGTGTCGCTACAGGATATCATCGTCAAATCGAAGCAGTTTACCCAGGAGATCAGACTCTCTGGCACGTCGTCTTTGATTGACTGGACCGTTGGCGGATTTTACTTCGACAATGACATCCTGTTCCCGGGCCGCATCAACATTAATCGCGGTTTCGATCCTGCCGGACAGCCAGGGTTCACTCTCGACTTCCTGACGAACGACCCAATCAAGTCGACGTCGAAATCCGGATTTGCCCACGCTGTTGTGCATTTGACGGATAGTCTGAATGTAACCGGCGGTATCCGGTATACCGACGACTTCAAGCGTTACACGTTCGTCCGGCTTGACCCCGATGGTTCGCCACAGTCCACACTGCTCGGCCCTATCAACGGTTTGTCGAACACGTTCAATGGCAAGCGTTGGGATTACCGGGTCGCACTCGACTACCGCTTCTCACCCGACCTACTTGTGTATGCCCAGTTTGCAACGGGGTATAAGGGTGGTGGTGTAAGCCCGCGTCCGATCCTTCCTGGTCAGGAACTTCCTTATCAGCCAGAGTCGGTCAAGTCCTTCGAAGCAGGCTTCAAGTCAGACCTGCTTGACCGGCGCGTGCGCTTGAATGTCACCGGCTTCTATCAGAAGTTCAATGACATCCAGCTACAGCTCGGACAATGTCCTGCTATTTCGGGACCTGGCGCACCTTGCGCCCTGACCGCCAACGCCGGCAAGGCGAGAATCCAGGGGGCTGAGGCTGAGCTTGACGTGCGACCCGTCGATGGTCTCTCGATCAATGCGACTGCAAGTATCGTCGACTTCAAGTTCACCGAGACCAGTGCGGACTCAGGTGTGCTGCTGACCGACAAGGCGCCCTTCATCTCGAAGTACAAGTTCTCGATTGGCGCACAGTACGAGTTCGTTCTTGCCGGTGGCACGCTGACTCCGCGTATCGACCTCGACTACCGTTCCAACTTCTCGGTCGGGGCACCAGCCAACGCACGGCCGTTCAACGTTACAGAAGGACGGTCACTCGTTAACGCTCGGATAAGTTACAAGCCGAACGGCGATGAGTGGGAAATCGCCTTGGCGGCAACAAACCTGTTCGACAAGTTCTACTATGCGAGCAAGTTTGATCACGCATCTGAAGCTCAAGGTGCGACCGCAGAAGGTCTCGTCGGTCGTCCACGGGAGTTCTCGCTATCCGTCAAACGCAAATTCTGA
- a CDS encoding CaiB/BaiF CoA transferase family protein — translation MKTLLNGMRVIDCGTYISAPAAATIMADFGAEVIKVEQPFTGDPYRNEHPSLMALHTVRNAQKGSDEAAKELISPNWVIDARNKKSIGLNLGSPEGKEVLRDLVKDADVFITNFPLDVRGRLSITEEEMRAINPRLIYASFTGFGEVGPEALNRGFDATAWWARSGLMDLVRTGDNAPTRLPPGLGDHNCSVSLFASIMLALYQREITGEGAHVGTSLLMNGYWSNALSVQATFCGEPVSRQPDRKDSRIPMRNAYQCSDERWLILSVIPDQRRWELLKEALESDLLDDPLFVDVASRSENAKHVTAALDRVFATRTLKEWTERLRSFDVTFGPVAEMKDIFEDEQAKANGVFVPFADSDLMTVTSPFWVDGYEKPRPKQAPRVGEHTDEILSRLGYDAEKQGALREAKIVS, via the coding sequence ATGAAAACTTTGCTAAACGGCATGCGTGTAATCGACTGCGGAACGTATATTTCCGCGCCCGCGGCTGCAACTATCATGGCGGACTTTGGTGCAGAAGTCATTAAAGTCGAGCAGCCATTTACAGGCGATCCATATCGCAACGAACACCCTTCCCTTATGGCATTGCACACTGTGCGGAATGCGCAAAAAGGTTCTGACGAAGCTGCCAAGGAATTGATTAGCCCAAATTGGGTCATCGATGCTCGGAACAAAAAAAGCATTGGGCTTAATCTCGGTTCGCCTGAGGGCAAGGAAGTGCTGCGTGACTTGGTCAAGGACGCGGACGTATTTATCACAAACTTCCCACTGGACGTCCGCGGGCGCCTGTCGATTACCGAAGAAGAGATGCGTGCGATCAATCCGCGGTTGATCTATGCTTCATTTACCGGCTTTGGTGAAGTGGGGCCAGAGGCGCTAAACCGCGGGTTTGACGCGACTGCTTGGTGGGCTCGTTCGGGCCTCATGGATCTTGTGCGAACCGGCGACAACGCGCCAACCCGACTACCGCCAGGTCTCGGTGACCACAACTGTTCTGTATCGCTTTTTGCAAGCATTATGCTGGCGCTCTATCAACGCGAAATTACTGGTGAAGGCGCGCATGTTGGCACTTCCCTGCTAATGAACGGCTATTGGTCTAACGCTCTTTCCGTTCAGGCAACCTTCTGCGGTGAACCCGTTAGTCGTCAACCTGATCGGAAGGACTCACGAATTCCAATGCGTAACGCTTATCAATGTAGCGATGAGCGTTGGCTTATTCTTTCAGTCATCCCCGATCAACGGAGATGGGAATTACTGAAGGAAGCGTTGGAGTCGGATCTTTTGGACGATCCTCTCTTTGTCGACGTCGCCTCACGTTCGGAAAATGCCAAACATGTAACTGCTGCACTGGATCGCGTTTTTGCAACGCGAACGCTGAAGGAATGGACGGAGCGTCTTCGTTCCTTTGACGTAACTTTTGGGCCAGTCGCCGAAATGAAAGACATTTTTGAGGACGAGCAGGCCAAAGCGAACGGTGTTTTCGTGCCATTCGCTGACTCTGATCTCATGACAGTTACCAGTCCGTTTTGGGTAGATGGTTACGAAAAGCCCAGACCCAAACAGGCGCCGCGTGTCGGCGAGCACACGGACGAAATTTTATCGCGTCTTGGTTACGACGCTGAAAAGCAAGGAGCTCTTAGGGAGGCAAAGATCGTAAGTTAG